The Campylobacter concisus genome has a window encoding:
- a CDS encoding iron-sulfur cluster assembly scaffold protein NifU, translating into MAKNNLIGGSIWDEYSKVVQDRMNNPKFMGELTEEDAKKANAKLIIADFGAESCGDAVRLYWLVDEKTDKIIDAKFKSFGCGTAIASSDTMAELCIGKTVDEAVKITNLDVERAMRDNPDTPAVPPQKMHCSVMAYDVIKAAAASYKGIDPEHFEDEIIVCECARVSLGTIKEVIRLNDLHTVEEITQYTKAGAFCKSCVRPGGHEKKDYYLVDILRDTRAEMEQERLEAQANAQANNTLSDVSFESMTMVGQLKAIESIIDKEIRPMLMMDGGNLEIIDIRNDNGENIDVYIRYLGACSGCSSGSTGTLYAIENVLQESLSPKIRVMPI; encoded by the coding sequence ATGGCAAAAAATAACTTAATCGGCGGCTCTATCTGGGATGAATACTCAAAGGTAGTGCAAGATAGGATGAATAATCCTAAATTCATGGGCGAACTAACCGAAGAGGACGCCAAAAAAGCAAACGCAAAACTTATCATCGCTGACTTTGGCGCAGAGAGCTGCGGCGATGCGGTCAGGCTCTACTGGCTCGTTGATGAGAAAACTGACAAGATAATAGACGCTAAATTTAAAAGCTTTGGCTGTGGCACGGCGATAGCTAGCTCGGATACGATGGCCGAGCTTTGCATCGGCAAAACGGTCGATGAAGCGGTTAAGATCACAAACCTTGACGTCGAAAGAGCTATGCGCGATAACCCAGACACACCAGCTGTGCCACCTCAAAAGATGCACTGCTCGGTTATGGCGTATGACGTTATCAAGGCAGCTGCTGCAAGCTACAAAGGCATAGACCCAGAGCACTTTGAAGATGAGATCATCGTTTGCGAGTGCGCTAGAGTGAGCCTTGGCACGATCAAAGAGGTGATAAGACTAAACGACCTTCACACAGTTGAGGAGATCACGCAATACACCAAAGCTGGCGCATTTTGCAAATCATGCGTTAGACCTGGCGGACACGAGAAAAAAGACTACTATTTGGTTGATATCTTGCGCGACACTAGGGCTGAGATGGAGCAAGAGAGGCTTGAAGCTCAGGCAAATGCTCAAGCAAACAACACCCTAAGCGACGTTAGCTTTGAGAGCATGACGATGGTTGGCCAGCTAAAAGCGATCGAGTCGATCATCGACAAAGAGATCCGCCCGATGCTTATGATGGATGGCGGAAATTTAGAGATCATAGACATTAGAAACGACAACGGCGAAAATATCGACGTTTATATCCGCTATCTTGGCGCTTGCTCAGGCTGTTCAAGCGGCTCGACTGGCACGCTTTATGCGATAGAAAATGTATTGCAAGAGAGCCTAAGCCCAAAAATCAGGGTTATGCCTATATAA
- a CDS encoding tRNA 2-selenouridine synthase — translation MKFIGIILLLLTSIFLIACSANQASNNASNSELENLASKYGGVYVFNQKFVEEIEKREAERKELRKNTKGKYLGDGLYVVNTKLVDEKLPQTLSNGKQYYTPSRSYEKKPELSNQDRQKIINYIGTENYNKFKPTMLPSYFYVDENNNVVAIAVSVYYAVGYTKYGLFGDEGRGFSLSRKDIKDIGGNSEFYFDSHKNTFVREK, via the coding sequence ATGAAATTTATAGGTATTATACTTCTACTACTAACAAGCATATTTTTAATAGCTTGCTCTGCAAATCAAGCAAGCAACAACGCAAGTAACTCAGAACTAGAAAATTTAGCTAGTAAATATGGCGGGGTTTATGTGTTTAATCAAAAATTTGTTGAAGAGATAGAAAAAAGAGAAGCTGAAAGAAAAGAGCTAAGAAAAAATACCAAAGGAAAATATTTAGGTGACGGTCTTTATGTTGTTAATACAAAATTGGTTGATGAAAAACTCCCCCAAACCCTCTCAAACGGCAAACAATACTACACACCATCAAGGTCTTATGAGAAAAAGCCTGAATTATCAAATCAAGATAGACAAAAGATAATAAACTACATAGGCACTGAAAACTATAATAAATTTAAACCTACAATGCTCCCATCTTATTTTTATGTAGATGAAAATAATAATGTAGTAGCCATAGCAGTATCTGTTTACTATGCAGTTGGCTATACCAAATATGGCTTATTTGGAGATGAAGGTAGAGGCTTTTCTTTATCTAGAAAAGATATAAAAGATATAGGCGGAAATAGTGAATTTTATTTTGATAGCCATAAAAATACTTTTGTTAGGGAAAAATAA
- a CDS encoding thioredoxin reductase: protein MKKIIFITLAILMVIALALFINKEKTMNKGNLMSNSNTYTVIAPNGEEVWFDKNTNLIVSKTKDDNTTKYFEEKSKMLLEARSILDSSPYKNYKPLYYNPKPNSLGQTDYLSFKPWLDISYKASSNKLSPWTKTEKAYYESLKDKRDRYIYLVKRSNLKCTMIDIPEDAIGRVDSNGKLTKPEYAEIYDEVNAHKGTLKSELFAAEWNICAGILGDVTGFVGGVGLGYAGFKARAYQSMFLSAQLGQDGALEALADLFKHSTYLVGLNKNLQMAEEFRRLSKNPPLDEYGMMPYLDEIVGSYFVMDFNRNGIVINPTGSMHRVLRELVEDKGKLLDPRDLDANETTREEFISYVKKELPEYAEIFSEKGYPANYEDRDIDLYIDSTLLEAKIMSLTPPEGYPNAPYYNTPEELTRLYEAGKLDKKLNPLTPVMYRDSFPEDLRQKILSYAKEHNIKD from the coding sequence ATGAAGAAGATAATATTTATAACTTTAGCTATCTTAATGGTAATAGCCTTGGCGCTGTTTATCAATAAAGAAAAAACAATGAATAAAGGAAATTTAATGAGTAATAGTAATACATATACGGTTATAGCTCCGAATGGAGAAGAGGTTTGGTTTGACAAAAATACAAATTTAATTGTGTCTAAAACTAAAGATGACAATACTACAAAGTATTTTGAAGAAAAATCTAAAATGCTCCTTGAAGCCCGCTCCATCCTAGACTCATCTCCATATAAAAACTATAAACCACTATACTATAACCCTAAACCAAACTCTCTAGGTCAAACAGATTATCTATCATTTAAACCATGGCTAGATATTAGTTATAAAGCAAGCTCAAACAAACTATCACCTTGGACTAAAACAGAAAAAGCCTACTATGAAAGCTTAAAAGATAAAAGAGATAGATATATCTATCTAGTAAAAAGAAGTAATCTAAAATGCACCATGATAGATATACCAGAAGATGCAATAGGTAGAGTAGATAGTAATGGCAAACTAACAAAGCCAGAATATGCTGAAATTTATGATGAAGTAAATGCCCACAAAGGTACATTAAAATCAGAACTATTTGCAGCAGAGTGGAATATATGTGCTGGAATACTAGGAGACGTTACTGGATTTGTAGGAGGTGTTGGATTAGGTTATGCAGGATTTAAAGCAAGAGCATATCAATCAATGTTTCTATCAGCCCAGCTTGGTCAAGACGGAGCCTTGGAGGCATTAGCTGATTTATTTAAACACTCTACATATTTAGTAGGTCTAAACAAAAATTTACAAATGGCTGAAGAATTTAGAAGATTATCTAAAAATCCTCCACTAGATGAATATGGAATGATGCCTTATCTTGATGAGATAGTAGGAAGCTATTTCGTGATGGATTTTAATAGAAATGGGATAGTGATTAACCCTACTGGTTCAATGCATAGAGTTTTAAGAGAGCTTGTTGAAGATAAAGGCAAACTACTAGACCCTAGAGACCTTGACGCAAACGAGACTACAAGGGAGGAATTTATCTCTTATGTTAAAAAAGAACTGCCAGAATATGCAGAGATTTTTTCTGAAAAAGGCTATCCTGCTAATTACGAAGATAGAGATATAGATCTCTACATCGACTCCACCCTCCTAGAAGCTAAAATAATGTCCCTAACCCCACCAGAGGGATATCCAAATGCACCATACTACAACACACCAGAAGAGCTAACAAGACTATATGAGGCTGGTAAATTAGATAAAAAGCTAAATCCTCTAACACCAGTGATGTATAGAGATAGCTTCCCAGAAGATCTTAGGCAAAAGATATTAAGCTATGCCAAAGAGCATAATATAAAGGATTAA
- the tssJ gene encoding type VI secretion system lipoprotein TssJ, with amino-acid sequence MKKTFKFLCSLIFMLFIAGCAKDLIISNTPNSNLNYHGDNVPVTIIAYKLKDVAKFQQASIVDLAEKNGDILGQDKIDSIKTQIQPNTNRYAFTNVDPDEVPYVGILVLYADQSKTNIKAYKSTKEAKEKNIVFEITKNGVNTIDASSSKIQASK; translated from the coding sequence ATGAAGAAAACGTTTAAATTTCTTTGTTCTTTAATTTTTATGCTATTTATCGCAGGATGTGCAAAAGATCTTATCATAAGCAACACTCCAAATTCAAACTTAAACTACCACGGTGACAACGTGCCAGTGACTATCATTGCTTACAAGCTGAAAGATGTGGCAAAATTTCAGCAAGCTAGCATAGTTGATCTAGCTGAGAAAAATGGCGACATACTTGGTCAAGATAAGATAGACTCGATAAAAACGCAAATTCAGCCAAACACAAACAGATACGCTTTTACAAATGTCGATCCAGACGAAGTGCCATACGTAGGCATTTTGGTGCTTTATGCTGATCAAAGCAAGACAAATATCAAAGCTTACAAATCAACAAAAGAAGCAAAAGAGAAAAATATAGTTTTTGAGATAACTAAAAATGGCGTAAATACCATAGACGCTAGCAGCTCTAAGATCCAAGCAAGCAAATAA
- a CDS encoding tRNA 2-selenouridine synthase encodes MKFIGIILLLLTSIFLIACSANQASNNINNSEIKELGKKYGGVYIFNQKFVDEIEKREAERKELSKKMKGRDLGDGLYAIDPKPINEKLPRILSNGKPYYQRRNYSKKVVIPDDVVVKLKNFMGETAYKLSSIMIDEFYFDNENLKVISLNVSFYESYTEYGLFGDEGRGFSLSRKDIKDISGNNRFYFDSHKNTFVREK; translated from the coding sequence ATGAAATTTATAGGTATTATACTTCTACTACTAACAAGCATATTTTTAATAGCTTGCTCTGCAAATCAAGCAAGCAATAATATAAACAACTCTGAAATAAAAGAGCTTGGTAAAAAATATGGAGGGGTTTATATATTTAATCAAAAATTTGTTGATGAGATAGAGAAAAGAGAAGCTGAAAGAAAAGAGCTAAGCAAAAAAATGAAAGGTAGAGATTTGGGCGATGGTCTTTATGCGATTGATCCAAAACCCATTAACGAGAAACTCCCACGAATTCTCTCAAACGGCAAGCCATATTACCAAAGAAGAAACTACTCTAAAAAAGTAGTAATACCTGATGATGTAGTCGTCAAGTTAAAAAACTTTATGGGTGAAACAGCCTACAAGCTTTCATCTATAATGATTGATGAGTTTTATTTTGATAACGAAAATTTAAAGGTTATTTCTTTAAATGTAAGCTTTTATGAGAGTTATACCGAATACGGCTTATTTGGAGATGAAGGTAGAGGTTTTTCGCTATCTAGAAAAGATATAAAAGATATAAGTGGAAATAACAGATTTTATTTCGATAGTCACAAAAATACTTTTGTTAGGGAAAAATAA
- a CDS encoding NifS family cysteine desulfurase: MRVYLDNNATTMVDPEAFELMKPFFCEKYGNPNSLHKFGSETHPALRTALDQLYAGLNAKDSDDIVVTSCATESNNWVVKGIYFDKIATGEKKRIITTAVEHPAILATCKFLEKYGVDLTVLDVNSDGIVTPDQLRAVMDENVALVAIMSANNETGMIFPIKELAKVAHEYGALFHTDAVQAVGKIKIDVQDLDVDFLSFSAHKFHGPKGVGALFIKNSMPLSSLLHGGEHMGGRRSGTLDVPGIVGMGKALELANKFMDYEHSHVRRLRDKLEDALLQIPDVSVVGAKDQRVPNTILASIKGVEGEAMLWDLNRAGIAASTGSACASETLESNPIMEAIGADKELAHTALRLSLSRFNTEEEIDYAIEQITKAVNRLRGISSTFAYAPEWHKSGL; encoded by the coding sequence TTGAGAGTATATTTAGACAATAACGCCACAACGATGGTTGATCCAGAAGCTTTTGAACTTATGAAGCCGTTTTTTTGCGAAAAATACGGCAATCCAAACTCACTTCACAAATTTGGCTCAGAAACCCACCCAGCGCTAAGAACAGCGCTAGATCAGCTCTACGCCGGACTAAATGCAAAAGATAGCGATGACATCGTCGTTACCTCATGTGCAACCGAGAGCAACAACTGGGTTGTAAAAGGCATCTACTTCGACAAGATCGCAACTGGCGAGAAAAAACGCATCATCACAACCGCAGTCGAGCATCCAGCCATTTTGGCAACTTGTAAATTTCTAGAAAAATATGGCGTGGATCTTACGGTTTTAGACGTAAATAGCGACGGCATCGTCACTCCAGACCAGCTAAGAGCCGTAATGGACGAAAACGTCGCGCTTGTCGCCATAATGAGCGCAAACAACGAAACTGGCATGATCTTTCCTATAAAAGAGCTTGCCAAAGTTGCCCACGAATACGGCGCTTTATTTCACACTGACGCCGTGCAAGCAGTCGGCAAGATAAAGATAGATGTTCAAGACTTAGACGTTGATTTCTTAAGCTTTTCAGCACATAAATTTCACGGACCAAAGGGCGTTGGAGCGTTATTTATAAAAAATAGCATGCCACTAAGCAGCTTGCTTCACGGCGGCGAGCACATGGGCGGACGCAGAAGCGGCACACTTGATGTACCAGGCATCGTTGGCATGGGCAAGGCGCTTGAACTAGCAAATAAATTTATGGATTACGAGCATTCGCACGTTCGTCGTTTGCGTGACAAACTTGAAGACGCGCTACTACAAATTCCTGATGTTAGCGTCGTCGGCGCTAAAGATCAGCGCGTGCCAAACACCATCCTAGCTTCTATCAAAGGCGTCGAGGGCGAGGCTATGCTTTGGGACTTAAACAGAGCTGGCATAGCGGCCTCTACTGGCTCTGCCTGTGCGAGCGAGACGCTAGAGAGCAATCCTATCATGGAGGCAATCGGAGCTGACAAAGAGCTAGCTCACACCGCACTTAGACTCTCTCTTTCAAGGTTTAATACAGAAGAAGAGATCGACTATGCGATCGAGCAGATAACAAAGGCTGTAAATAGGCTAAGAGGCATCTCAAGCACATTTGCATACGCCCCAGAGTGGCATAAGAGTGGATTATAA
- a CDS encoding diadenosine tetraphosphate hydrolase, whose amino-acid sequence MQNKISTKEQIIKFKDYADIADASYAMLHWVNENEKNGLDDLNNKPNKKDIG is encoded by the coding sequence ATGCAGAATAAAATTTCAACAAAAGAACAAATAATCAAATTTAAAGACTATGCTGATATTGCGGATGCAAGCTATGCAATGCTTCATTGGGTAAATGAGAATGAAAAAAACGGCTTAGACGATCTAAATAATAAACCAAACAAAAAGGATATAGGATGA
- a CDS encoding tRNA 2-selenouridine synthase, which produces MKFIGIILLLLTSIFLIACSANQTSNKISNSELENLASKYGGVYVFNEKFAQEIDKQEQIRDSKRKEILERIKTIPDKNERNKKMREILKLEFYNNPEMQQILSNGKQYHTINTYQKAVNLSKTYIDKVINHIGQENYYKFTPDINVWSFYIDDNNNIVPIELTVTYNYKVKKYGLFGDEGRGFSLSKGEIHTARGGNKFILNNNKFEKVK; this is translated from the coding sequence ATGAAATTTATAGGTATTATACTTCTACTACTAACAAGCATATTTTTAATAGCTTGCTCTGCAAATCAAACAAGCAATAAGATAAGTAACTCTGAGCTAGAAAATTTAGCTAGTAAATATGGCGGGGTTTATGTGTTTAATGAGAAATTTGCTCAAGAGATAGACAAGCAAGAGCAAATAAGGGATAGTAAGAGAAAAGAGATTTTAGAAAGAATAAAGACAATACCTGACAAAAATGAGAGAAATAAAAAAATGAGAGAAATTTTAAAGCTTGAGTTTTACAATAATCCTGAAATGCAGCAAATTCTCTCAAACGGCAAACAATACCATACAATTAACACTTACCAAAAAGCTGTAAATTTATCAAAAACATATATTGACAAGGTGATAAACCATATAGGACAAGAGAACTATTATAAATTTACACCAGATATTAATGTTTGGTCTTTTTATATTGATGATAACAATAACATAGTGCCTATTGAACTAACAGTAACATATAACTACAAAGTCAAAAAATATGGTTTATTTGGTGACGAGGGCAGAGGATTTTCTTTATCAAAAGGAGAAATACATACTGCTAGAGGTGGAAATAAATTTATCCTTAATAATAATAAATTTGAAAAAGTGAAATAA
- a CDS encoding tRNA 2-selenouridine synthase, with translation MKFIGIILLLLTSIFLIACSANQASNNINNSEIKELGKKYGGVYIFNKKFYEEIEKREKERSLYMKDFFKNNKRNFKRDDLAIMDKKLPQILSNGKLYYTDKGDYSRKFKKQPKIAQGYSNRVKEFIGQENFNKYPPSINTEYFYINDNDEAVPITMGVSYSYKVTNYGLFGDEGRGFRLKDTETRYVIDNNKFYLEK, from the coding sequence ATGAAATTTATAGGCATTATACTTCTACTACTAACAAGCATATTTTTAATAGCTTGCTCTGCAAATCAAGCAAGTAATAATATAAACAACTCTGAAATAAAAGAGCTTGGTAAAAAATATGGAGGGGTTTATATATTTAATAAGAAATTCTATGAGGAAATAGAAAAAAGAGAAAAGGAAAGAAGTTTGTATATGAAGGATTTTTTTAAGAATAATAAAAGAAATTTTAAAAGAGATGATCTAGCTATTATGGATAAAAAACTCCCACAAATTCTTTCAAATGGCAAGCTATACTATACAGACAAGGGCGACTATTCTAGAAAATTTAAAAAACAACCTAAGATAGCTCAAGGCTATAGCAATAGAGTAAAAGAATTTATAGGACAAGAGAATTTTAATAAATATCCACCTAGTATAAATACCGAATATTTTTATATAAACGATAACGATGAAGCTGTGCCTATAACAATGGGAGTTTCTTATAGCTATAAAGTAACCAACTATGGATTATTTGGTGATGAAGGTAGAGGTTTTAGACTAAAAGATACCGAAACTAGATATGTCATAGATAATAATAAATTCTATTTAGAGAAATAA
- a CDS encoding thioredoxin reductase, whose translation MKKIIFITLAILMVIALALFINKEKTMNKGNLMSNSNTYTVIAPNGEEVWFDKNTNLIVSKTKDDNTTKYFEEKSKMLLEARSILDSSPYKNYKPLYYNPKPNSLGQTDYLSFKPWLDISYKASSNKLSPWTKTEKAYYESLKDKRDRYIYLVKRSNLKCTMIDIPDDAIGRVDSNGKLTKPEYTEIYDEVNAHKGTLKSMLFSAEWGMCAGILGNPMGFSYGNEAGFKARGFQRIFLAAQLGVVKALKFLGDLFERSPYNVGLNKNLQMAEEFRKLAKNPPLDEYGMIPYLDEIVGSYFVMDFNRNGVVINPTGSMHRVLRELVEDKGKLLDPRDLDANETTREEFISYVKKELPEYAEIFSEKGYPANYEDRDIDLYIDSTLLEAKIMSLTPPEGYPNAPYYNTPEELTRLYEAGKLDKKLNPLTPVMYRDSFPEDLRQKILSYAKEHNIKD comes from the coding sequence ATGAAGAAGATAATATTTATAACTTTAGCTATCTTAATGGTAATAGCCTTGGCGCTGTTTATCAATAAAGAAAAAACAATGAATAAAGGAAATTTAATGAGTAATAGTAATACATATACGGTTATAGCTCCGAATGGAGAAGAGGTTTGGTTTGACAAAAATACAAATTTAATTGTGTCTAAAACTAAAGATGACAATACTACAAAGTATTTTGAAGAAAAATCTAAAATGCTCCTTGAAGCCCGCTCCATCCTAGACTCATCTCCATATAAAAACTATAAACCACTATACTATAACCCTAAACCAAACTCTCTAGGTCAAACAGATTATCTATCATTTAAACCATGGCTAGATATTAGTTATAAAGCAAGCTCAAACAAACTATCACCTTGGACTAAAACAGAAAAAGCCTACTATGAAAGTTTAAAAGATAAGAGAGATAGATATATCTATCTAGTAAAAAGAAGCAATCTAAAATGCACTATGATAGATATACCAGATGATGCCATAGGTAGAGTGGATAGCAATGGCAAACTAACAAAGCCAGAATACACTGAAATTTATGATGAAGTAAATGCCCATAAAGGGACATTAAAATCAATGCTCTTTTCAGCAGAGTGGGGAATGTGTGCTGGCATACTTGGAAATCCTATGGGGTTTTCATATGGAAATGAAGCAGGTTTTAAAGCAAGAGGATTTCAAAGAATTTTTTTAGCAGCCCAGTTAGGAGTAGTAAAAGCTTTAAAATTTTTAGGTGATTTATTTGAACGCTCTCCTTATAATGTAGGCTTAAACAAAAATTTACAAATGGCAGAAGAGTTTAGAAAACTAGCTAAAAATCCCCCACTAGATGAATATGGAATGATACCTTATCTGGATGAGATAGTAGGAAGCTATTTCGTGATGGATTTTAATAGAAACGGTGTAGTGATTAACCCTACAGGTTCAATGCATAGAGTTTTAAGAGAGCTTGTAGAAGACAAAGGCAAACTACTAGACCCTAGAGATCTTGACGCAAACGAGACTACAAGGGAGGAATTTATCTCTTATGTTAAAAAAGAACTGCCAGAATATGCAGAGATTTTTTCTGAAAAAGGCTATCCTGCTAATTACGAAGATAGAGATATAGATCTCTACATCGACTCCACCCTCCTAGAAGCTAAAATAATGTCCCTAACCCCACCAGAGGGATATCCAAATGCACCATACTACAACACACCAGAAGAGCTAACAAGACTATATGAGGCTGGTAAATTAGATAAAAAGCTAAATCCTCTAACACCAGTGATGTATAGAGATAGCTTCCCAGAAGATCTTAGGCAAAAGATATTAAGCTATGCCAAAGAGCATAATATAAAGGATTGA
- the miaA gene encoding tRNA (adenosine(37)-N6)-dimethylallyltransferase MiaA encodes MFGELALIGTTASGKSDLAFELAKEFGGVILSLDSLALYKEIDIASAKPKPWQLGAVRHFGVDEIYPDEEFSVGAFFEIYKNAKEFARSQEYLLIITGGSGFYLKAMLSGLAPDVPKCELNLSNEEIYELALQNDPEFASKFSQNDSYRLEKWYQIYKFSGQIPSIWLKQNTKESVIKELAIFEILWDKDELRARIAKRTKNMLDEGLIDEAKFLFDKYKSEPKPLKSIGLKECKQFLEGEISKSELETLIATHTAQLAKRQRTFNRSQFEKKFVGDLVQTRSEILKFLKG; translated from the coding sequence TTGTTTGGCGAGCTAGCACTAATTGGCACCACGGCAAGCGGCAAGAGCGACCTAGCCTTTGAGCTAGCAAAGGAATTTGGTGGCGTCATCTTAAGCCTTGACTCGCTTGCGCTTTATAAAGAGATAGATATCGCCAGCGCAAAGCCAAAGCCCTGGCAGCTGGGGGCTGTGAGGCACTTTGGGGTGGATGAAATTTACCCTGATGAGGAATTTAGCGTTGGGGCATTTTTTGAAATTTATAAAAACGCAAAGGAATTTGCGCGCTCGCAAGAGTACTTGCTCATCATCACAGGAGGCAGTGGCTTTTATCTAAAGGCGATGCTTAGCGGTCTTGCGCCAGACGTGCCAAAATGCGAGCTAAATTTAAGCAACGAAGAAATTTATGAGCTAGCTTTACAAAACGACCCTGAGTTTGCAAGTAAATTTAGCCAAAACGACTCTTACCGCCTCGAAAAATGGTATCAAATTTATAAATTTAGCGGGCAAATCCCAAGCATCTGGCTAAAGCAAAATACCAAAGAGAGCGTCATAAAAGAGCTTGCGATATTTGAAATTTTGTGGGATAAAGATGAGCTTAGAGCTCGCATCGCAAAGCGAACGAAAAATATGCTAGATGAGGGCTTGATAGATGAGGCGAAGTTTTTATTTGACAAGTATAAAAGCGAGCCAAAGCCACTAAAATCGATAGGTCTAAAGGAGTGCAAGCAGTTTTTGGAGGGTGAAATTTCAAAAAGTGAGCTTGAAACACTCATAGCAACGCACACAGCCCAGCTTGCTAAGCGTCAAAGAACATTTAACCGCTCGCAGTTTGAGAAGAAATTTGTGGGTGATTTGGTGCAGACTAGAAGTGAAATTTTGAAATTTTTAAAAGGTTAA
- a CDS encoding diadenosine tetraphosphate hydrolase, translating to MSQISTKEQIIKFKDYADIADASYAMLHWINENERNGFDDLNDKQNKKDIG from the coding sequence ATGAGCCAAATTTCAACCAAAGAACAAATAATAAAATTTAAGGACTACGCTGATATTGCTGACGCAAGCTATGCAATGCTTCACTGGATAAATGAAAACGAGAGAAATGGATTTGACGACCTAAATGATAAACAAAACAAAAAGGATATAGGATGA